The Nitrospira lenta region AGTCATGATCCGAATGTAGTGACTCATTGTTACTGACACATTTCCATTCAAGTTGTCCGACTCGCGGCCTTACACCTTGATCTTGATGTGTTCGCCCTTGAGCCACTTGATCATGAACTCGTTTTCCTGACCCGGCGTGAAGCCGGTCCGAACCGGTTCCCACGGACCGCGTGCCCCGATGCCGCCGTCTTCCGCCTTGGTGATGCGGATGAGACATTCCTTCGGGACCGTGTTGATCGCGTGGTGGTCGACCTGATAGCCCCACTTAAACTTCCAGGCAATCGCGTGCTTGCCCGGGAGTGAGTCGGTTTGGTGCATCGGCATCAACCAGTTCCGGGTAAAGGACTGTTGGGCCCCATACCGGAAGTTGGATTGATAGCCGGTGTCCACCGCGATGGCGCGTCCGTCCGGACGTGTCTCGTGGCCTTTCACCGACTTCGGCGTCGACACGTACGGGGCATGCTTTGCCATCGTGACGTGGTACGGATAGGAGGGGTTGTACTTCGCCCGGATCATCAACCGCGCCACCTTGTAGTACGGATCCGAGGGCTTCCAGCCGCGATACGGCCGGTCCACCGGGTTCCCGTCCACATAGACGTAGTCGCCGTCGTTGATGCCGCGGTCTTTCGCGGCCTGTGGGTTGATGTGCAACTGGTGTTCGCCGACCCCTGGCGTCCGCTTGTCCATGCGGTACGGATCGCCGAAGTTCGACTCATAGATCTGCACCCAGTCGTTCACCGACCACTGGCTGTGCACCCGATGCCGGGTCTTCGGGGTGACGCAGTAGAACTGGTACCCTTTTTCCCACAACGGGTTGCTGTGCCGCTTGATCTCGTGCCAGGACAGCTTGATGTTACGGACTGTCTTGTCATCGTGATGTTGCGCCGTGATCGGAATCCCGTAGTCATCCGGACGAACATAGGGGTTCGTCGTAAAGATGGCGTTGGGCAAGTACGGTGTCGCTTCCGGTCCCTCACGGTGAGAGATGAAGTTTTCGCCGTACTCGATGGCTTCCGGCTCAATACGATAGTTCTCGTACCGGCCGCTGCGGGTCCACATGGGCTTCGACTCGTTGGTCTCTTCCCAGAAGGGGTGCCGCGGATAAGTACGAACCATGACCATCCAGCCCTTTTCCGACTTCAGCATGACGTCTGCTGAGTAGCCGTAAAAGGTCGAGGAGGCATCGAGCATCCGCTGCGCATAGACGTCCACGCGGTTGGTATAGACCATCGCGAAGTAGTCCTTCATGCGCTTGTCGCCGGTCATCTCCGACAATTTCGCCGCCACGCCTGCGAAGGTATCGAGGTCGTTGCGCGTGTCGTACAAGGGACGAATCCCGCCCTTCCAAATCTGCACCCACGGATTGGACACCGTCACGGTCATTTCCGGATAGGTGAACTCCATCCAGGAGTTACAGGCAAAGGCGATATCGTTGTGGTTGACGTCCGAGGTCATCTCGATGTCCTGCGTGATCAGGGTCTCGATGTTCGGATCCACGTTGCGCACCATGTCGTAATGGTGTTTGGCGTTGTTGAGCACATTGACGTTGGTCACCCAACGGAACTTGCTCGGGGTCGGCATGTGGGTTTTCCCGGTGAAGACCTTCCGTCCATACTTGGGAGTATTGACGATCAAGGCGGTGTCGCCGTGGTTCCAATAACCGACCTCTTCGCCGTAGTAGTACGACTTGGTCTTGATTTCCTTCCCGTGCGCGTTCGGATCCGTCGTGATGTTGAACGGATCTTCACCGGTGTGCACGGCCAGACCAGCGCCGGACCAGGGGGTGGCGGTCCATGTTCCGGCTTTGTAGTTACCGGCCCATGTATGCTGTCCCGTTCCGAACTTACCGACGTTCCCGGTGATGATGAGCACCATCGCGGCACCGCGGGCGTTAATGGTCTGATGGAAATAGTGACAGGTACCTTCACCGTTGTGGATCGCGGCCGGCTTGATCGTGCCTGAGTCGCGAGCCCACCGGACGATGAGGTCCTTCGGAGTGCGGCAAATCTGATGCGTGGTATCCAGGTCGTAGTCCTGGAAGTGCACCAGGTACATCTGCCACACCGGCATCGCATCGATCTCACGACCGTTGAGCAGCTTCACACGGAACGTGCCGTTGAGGGCTGCATCGATACCGCTGTTCGTATAGTGCCATCCCACCTGTTCACGATGGAGAGGCACCGCCTGCTTCTTGTTGAGATCCCAAACCATCATACCGCCGAGCCGCTCGATCTGCTCCGGCTTCAACGATTGCATGCGGCCCGAGTAGCTCTTCGAGAAGTCGGGGAAGGCATAGTCCTTCACCACATCCCGCGGATCCAGATACTGGAGGGTGTCGGTACGCACCAGGATGGGCGCGTCGGTGAATGACTTCAAGAAGTCAATGTCGTGCATGTTTTCATCGACAATGATCTTCATCGCACCCAGGAAGAGGGCGCCGTCTGACTCCGGACGCAGCGGCATCCAGTAGTCGGCACGATAGGCGGTCGGATTGTATTCGGGCGTGATGACGACCACACGGGCGCCGCGCTCGATACATTCCAACTTCCAGTGCGCTTCCGGCATCTTGTTTTCGACGAAGTTCTTACCCCAGCTGGTGTTCAGCTTGGAGAAGCGCATGTCGGACAGGTCGATGTCGGAACCCTGCGCCCCGGACCACCAGGGGTGGGCGGGGTTCTGGTCGCCGTGCCAGGTGTAGTTCGACCAATACCGGCCGCCCTGCGCCTGTTCCGGGCTGACCTTCCGAATCCAGGTGTCCAACAACGCGTTGATACCACCGTTCATGCGGGTGTTGCCCATCTTACCGAGAATACCGAGCACCGGCATACCAGCGCGATGCTTGAAGCACCGGGTCCCTGCGCCCTTCATCATTTCGATCATTTCCGGAGCATAGCCCTGCTCGCGGAGACGACGCGCACCGGCCTCACCGCTATACCGCGTGGCAATGATCACCATCGCCTTGGCCGCATAGGTGAAGGCCGTATCCCAGGACACGCGGAGCATGTCGTCTAGGAAGCGACTGTCAAACTTGTATTTCCGCTTGGTGTCTGGCGTCAGCTCGGGGGAACCGTCGTCCATCCACGCCTTCCAGCCTTTCCGCATCAACGGACCCTTCAAACGATAGGGGCCGTACACGCGGCGATGGAAGGTGAACCCCTTCAAGCACATGCGCGGATTGTGCGCGAACGTGCCGCGGTTGCCGTAGAGGTCTTCATAGGTTTGGTGGTCGTAGTTCTGCTCGACGCGCATCACCACACCGTTCCGGACGAAGGCCCGAATACGGCAGGCATGCGTATCGTTCGGCGAACAACACCACGTAAAGGATGAATCGTACCGGTATTGGTCGTGATAGACACGCTCCCACGACCGATCCGGGTAGTCACCCAGCGGGTTCCCGACTTCGATGACCGGCTGCAGCGCGGTCAACGCCAGGACCTTGTCGGCCACCGCCACCGCGGCAACCGTTCCCGCAGAGACTTTCAAAAACTGTCTGCGTGACAAAAACATTGTGAACACCTCCTAAGTTGAGGGCTCAAAGAGCCCGCGTACCCTTTACTTCCGCACAGCTGAACTCCACCACCCCCCTTCCTGATGGACCTGCCAAGAACCCACCACCGCGCTTAGCTAAATCAAGCTCGTGATTCTTGATCTCGTTAGACATCTGGTGAATGTTCTTGGTCATAACGGTACTTCAGTATCGCAATATCCAAACCATTGCATTTGCGTAGAATCGCAACGGACAAAAATATACAAACTGTTGTTATATAAGAGCTATGTTATCTATTGCTGTGACAGGATCAACATTCAGCATCTGGCCATCAATGAGTAGTTCATGTACCAATGGCCCTAGTGTGGATAGCACATACTCGCAATACACCACATAAAAACAATGCGTTACATATTAATCAGGCGACCGATATCGTACGCTACCATTTAGTAACGACTTAGTCTCTTGTGGCCCAATTCATAAGCTGCCTGGTTCAACCAATTTATTGGAGTGAGCGGCTTGACAGTACATTCCTGTCTCAGTAGAATCCCCCCTCTTCTTGAGTCCTCTTGAGAGCGGGAATAGCTCAGTGGTAGAGCATCGCCTTGCCAAGGCGAGGGTCGAGGGTTCAAATCCCTTTTCCCGCTCCATATAGTTCTGGAAATTCTTCCACCCTTCCTGATTGAGTTCGACTCTTGGTCTCCATGTTCGTATTCTTCCGGTAAGACCTATGGGCATTGAGGTCTTTTTCGAAGATATCTTGCGAGCAAGAGAAACGCTCCACAACGTCTCTCTCATCACACCAGTCAAGACAAGTGTAGCGCTTGATGATGTAACGTCCGCCACTGTCTTTCTGAAATGCGAGACAGCCCAACGGACAGGGTCTTTCAAGTTTCGCGGCGCCTACAACGCAGCCTCCCAAGTAACAGCAAAGGGATCAGGTCGGACCGTTGCCACCATTTCATCCGGAAACCACGGACAAGGCCTTGCCCTAGCAGCCTCGTTACTTCACCTTTCCGCATATGTGATTGTCCCGAAGCCGTACGTACCGAGAAAGCGGCTGGCTATCGCTCAACATGGCGCTCACGTGATCGTGGTCGAAGATCGTGCGGCTGCAGAACAGGCTTTGCATGACACCCTTGCGCAGGAGCACGCCCGGCAGATCCATGCATTCAATGATCCTCAAGTGATTGCAGGCCAAGGAACTATCATGCTGGAGCTGCTTCAGCAGGTCAGCCATCTGGATGTCGTGCTGGCACCGGTTGGGGGAGGGGGACTTTTATCAGGCCTATGCGTAGCAGCTCATCATCTGAATCCACACTTATTGCTGTATGCCTGCGAGCCGCTCGGCGCGGCAGATGCTATTGAGTCGCTTCGTCGGAATGAAGTCCTTCCCATGATCAACCCCTGCACATTGGCAGATGGCCTTCGAACCAGCCTTGGCAGCAGGACGCTCCCCATCTTGAAGCAGCATCTCACGGACGTGCTTCTGGTCTCAGAGGAAGAAATCCTGACGGCGATGCAGTTCGCACAAGAGAAACTCCAGCTGGAAATAGAACCCTCTAGCGCCGTAGCCCTAGCTCCTCTGCTGCGACGAGAACCAGCGCTGGTCGGCCGGCGGGTTGGGGTGATTCTGACCGGAGGAAATGTGGATCTGGATTCATTCTAGCCATCCGTCACACGGACCTGAAATCGTTCACCCGATGTGCCAGGCTGCTATCTTGATGGAGGATCGAGCAGTGTCAGCTGCCTCAAGCTCTGATAGGCCAAACCGATCTCTTGCTGGGTTAGAATCACCTTCCCGAATCGTCCTCGGCAATACAACTCCGTGACCGTCGATACGGATTCAGCCGCGGCTGCCCACTGATTCCCCACAACCAGCATGAACTCTCTCGGAGTCGTAGGCTCCGCCTTGACGATACCGTAGCGGGCGACCTGTTTTAGGACATTACGATAAATCTGCGTAATGACGACATGCTCTCCATGATTCGTGCCAGAAGGCCTCCACCGGTTCCATGGTTTTCGCTGCACCAGCCATATCACCAAGCCCAGTCCGAGCGCGATACAGCTCAGAAATCCTACCGTGAGGCGCACGTTTCCTTCGACGGCACGACTGAGAAGCTTGCCTGCAAAATCACCTGCCGGCGCCAATAGAGAAGACAACGAGCTCCAGGCTCGATCACGAACTACCGTCGTTCCTTCCTTGAGGCCCCGCACCACCGCCAACTGATCGGCTGCGTTGTACTGGACAAAGAAGCGGTTCCAGCGTAGACGGAGCGTATCGATCATCCGGCTCGCGGCAAACCACTGTGAGTCTCCGACCGTCTCGCTCACGGCCGGAGTCGGATCCATCGTAACCCAGCCGGAATGGGGTAAATGGACCTCGACCCACGCATGGGCGTCTCGCTGCCGCACCAGATAGTAGTTGCCATACTCGTTCCATTCGGTCGCAAGAAATCCTGTGACCAACCGTGCAGGTACCCCCACGTTGCGTAACAACACCACCATGGCTGTCGCATAATGTTCACAGTATCCGGTTTTCCGCTCAAACAGAAACTCTTCAAGTGGACGCGTTTGCACAGCAGAAGAAATGTCGAGGCTGTATCGATAATTTTTGGAAAGGTACGCCTCAATCGCCTGCGCCTTCTCATAGGCGCTCGTTTTCGATCGCGTGATCTCTTGGGCCAGCTCCCTGACGCGCTCGGATGATTCTGGAAGTTGCAAAAAATGCTGCGTGAACAGCTCGGTATATACGGCAGGCTGAAATTGAAGATCGGCAGGCGCAACCGGCGTGGGCCGAGAATGCACGGTATACTCGAGACGCGCTGAGGCTGGGAACGGGAGATAGATCGCACCGGTCGGATCGGACTGAATCGCCAGGAATTGTCCGCTGATAGATTCAGGATTGGGAGCAGCAAAGAGTACGGCCGTATCGAGTGCTTCGAGCAGAATCGTTTGGCGAATAACCTGGCCTAGCGGACGGGGCGAACGCGAAGAAATGTGCCGCACCGTAAACGTCCCAGCCGGCGATTCAGCCAGCGACCGGCGATGTGACAAACGAGTGGTCCACGACTTGCCGTCGTATCGGTCGTACGCCATGCCCCGCAAATAGAACCGGTCCATCTGCAGCCCGGTCCGATCCGGGAGTTCCACCCGCATCACAATACCCGGATCCCGCTTGATGGGACCGATCATGCCGAGATCGACAGTTTCGGAAAACCCTGATGTGCGAAGACCTTCTCCGGACCCTTTTTGACCGAACCCGGCACTGACACGGGGAATCGTAAAGAAGATCAGTACAGTGAGACACAAGGCACCGACAGCGAGGCCGTTTGCCAGCCAGAATAATTCCGGGGTGATCTGCTGCCGTCCTCTGGGAATTGTCGTCGACTCTTTAGGAAGACTTGGGGGACTGCCCCCCGCATCTGATTCCTTGGTGAGCTGATACAGCAACAGTGTCCAGACTCCCATCAGAAGATAGGCAAGAAACACCGGCAGGTACCACAGATCCGTGGTCGAGGCGGCAGATCCAAGAATTGCCATGAGACTGATCGCGTAGAGATGCAGATAGTCACGCCGCTGATCCAAGTTAAACAGCTTGATGACCATCAGAATCATGAGAAAGTGCACACCGGCAGCGAGCAGGTCTGCGGAAATCCACAACACATCGACCCAGAACCCGGCAAACGCCAGCACGGTCAGAATATTCCAGGCCGTGGTCGATAATCGGATGCGATCAAACGCGCGGCGAAATTGCCCCACACCAAGAGCTCGAAGGAGGGTGACGATCAGAGCGGTACCTGTGAGAAGCACCAACCATTCCGGCAAACTCCGCCCAAGCGCCAGTCCGATAAACGCAGCGGCGGCAAGTAACACGGACGACAACTGTAACGCCTGATTAAACGGCATGCAGCCTACCCTGAAGTACTGACTCCGACACAATGCCATCGGGTTTCACCCCGTGGAAGACTGTTCTCGCCTCACCCCACGGCACAAGCAGAATGGTGGCTCCCCCTTCAGGATCATACGAAACATCGCCAGAGGGTGGCTGACTTTCCAGTCCATCGGGATGCCGGCGTTCACAGAGGGCCAAGGTTTCCATGAGGCCCAAGAGATGGGCCTCACCTTGGCCAAACGGCGAGGACACCTCTCCGACAACCAGTCGAACCTGATATCCCCTAGCCCCAAGATCCTGCACCATCGATGCGGTGAGTGAAACGGCTTCTTCAAACAATTGCTCATGGCTGGGAGGCGCGAGGAGCGAGAGCATG contains the following coding sequences:
- a CDS encoding transglutaminase TgpA family protein produces the protein MPFNQALQLSSVLLAAAAFIGLALGRSLPEWLVLLTGTALIVTLLRALGVGQFRRAFDRIRLSTTAWNILTVLAFAGFWVDVLWISADLLAAGVHFLMILMVIKLFNLDQRRDYLHLYAISLMAILGSAASTTDLWYLPVFLAYLLMGVWTLLLYQLTKESDAGGSPPSLPKESTTIPRGRQQITPELFWLANGLAVGALCLTVLIFFTIPRVSAGFGQKGSGEGLRTSGFSETVDLGMIGPIKRDPGIVMRVELPDRTGLQMDRFYLRGMAYDRYDGKSWTTRLSHRRSLAESPAGTFTVRHISSRSPRPLGQVIRQTILLEALDTAVLFAAPNPESISGQFLAIQSDPTGAIYLPFPASARLEYTVHSRPTPVAPADLQFQPAVYTELFTQHFLQLPESSERVRELAQEITRSKTSAYEKAQAIEAYLSKNYRYSLDISSAVQTRPLEEFLFERKTGYCEHYATAMVVLLRNVGVPARLVTGFLATEWNEYGNYYLVRQRDAHAWVEVHLPHSGWVTMDPTPAVSETVGDSQWFAASRMIDTLRLRWNRFFVQYNAADQLAVVRGLKEGTTVVRDRAWSSLSSLLAPAGDFAGKLLSRAVEGNVRLTVGFLSCIALGLGLVIWLVQRKPWNRWRPSGTNHGEHVVITQIYRNVLKQVARYGIVKAEPTTPREFMLVVGNQWAAAAESVSTVTELYCRGRFGKVILTQQEIGLAYQSLRQLTLLDPPSR
- a CDS encoding molybdopterin-dependent oxidoreductase, with the translated sequence MFLSRRQFLKVSAGTVAAVAVADKVLALTALQPVIEVGNPLGDYPDRSWERVYHDQYRYDSSFTWCCSPNDTHACRIRAFVRNGVVMRVEQNYDHQTYEDLYGNRGTFAHNPRMCLKGFTFHRRVYGPYRLKGPLMRKGWKAWMDDGSPELTPDTKRKYKFDSRFLDDMLRVSWDTAFTYAAKAMVIIATRYSGEAGARRLREQGYAPEMIEMMKGAGTRCFKHRAGMPVLGILGKMGNTRMNGGINALLDTWIRKVSPEQAQGGRYWSNYTWHGDQNPAHPWWSGAQGSDIDLSDMRFSKLNTSWGKNFVENKMPEAHWKLECIERGARVVVITPEYNPTAYRADYWMPLRPESDGALFLGAMKIIVDENMHDIDFLKSFTDAPILVRTDTLQYLDPRDVVKDYAFPDFSKSYSGRMQSLKPEQIERLGGMMVWDLNKKQAVPLHREQVGWHYTNSGIDAALNGTFRVKLLNGREIDAMPVWQMYLVHFQDYDLDTTHQICRTPKDLIVRWARDSGTIKPAAIHNGEGTCHYFHQTINARGAAMVLIITGNVGKFGTGQHTWAGNYKAGTWTATPWSGAGLAVHTGEDPFNITTDPNAHGKEIKTKSYYYGEEVGYWNHGDTALIVNTPKYGRKVFTGKTHMPTPSKFRWVTNVNVLNNAKHHYDMVRNVDPNIETLITQDIEMTSDVNHNDIAFACNSWMEFTYPEMTVTVSNPWVQIWKGGIRPLYDTRNDLDTFAGVAAKLSEMTGDKRMKDYFAMVYTNRVDVYAQRMLDASSTFYGYSADVMLKSEKGWMVMVRTYPRHPFWEETNESKPMWTRSGRYENYRIEPEAIEYGENFISHREGPEATPYLPNAIFTTNPYVRPDDYGIPITAQHHDDKTVRNIKLSWHEIKRHSNPLWEKGYQFYCVTPKTRHRVHSQWSVNDWVQIYESNFGDPYRMDKRTPGVGEHQLHINPQAAKDRGINDGDYVYVDGNPVDRPYRGWKPSDPYYKVARLMIRAKYNPSYPYHVTMAKHAPYVSTPKSVKGHETRPDGRAIAVDTGYQSNFRYGAQQSFTRNWLMPMHQTDSLPGKHAIAWKFKWGYQVDHHAINTVPKECLIRITKAEDGGIGARGPWEPVRTGFTPGQENEFMIKWLKGEHIKIKV
- a CDS encoding pyridoxal-phosphate dependent enzyme, producing the protein MGIEVFFEDILRARETLHNVSLITPVKTSVALDDVTSATVFLKCETAQRTGSFKFRGAYNAASQVTAKGSGRTVATISSGNHGQGLALAASLLHLSAYVIVPKPYVPRKRLAIAQHGAHVIVVEDRAAAEQALHDTLAQEHARQIHAFNDPQVIAGQGTIMLELLQQVSHLDVVLAPVGGGGLLSGLCVAAHHLNPHLLLYACEPLGAADAIESLRRNEVLPMINPCTLADGLRTSLGSRTLPILKQHLTDVLLVSEEEILTAMQFAQEKLQLEIEPSSAVALAPLLRREPALVGRRVGVILTGGNVDLDSF